One part of the Rhodothermales bacterium genome encodes these proteins:
- a CDS encoding DUF86 domain-containing protein, translating into MANKMMQDATVRNLEIIGDAVKNLPPNLRATYPDIPWSRIAGLRDVLIHDYFGVNLDSVWNVIENRLPELKQHVLDILSTHPFDSPDQAN; encoded by the coding sequence ATGGCGAACAAAATGATGCAGGATGCAACCGTGCGCAATCTTGAAATCATTGGAGATGCAGTCAAGAATCTACCTCCGAACCTGAGAGCGACCTACCCAGACATCCCATGGAGTCGCATTGCCGGATTGAGAGACGTGCTGATCCACGATTATTTCGGAGTGAACCTGGATTCCGTCTGGAACGTCATCGAAAACCGCCTCCCGGAGCTAAAACAGCACGTACTCGACATCCTCTCTACGCACCCATTCGATTCTCCTGATCAAGCGAATTGA